From the Arvicola amphibius chromosome 2, mArvAmp1.2, whole genome shotgun sequence genome, one window contains:
- the Ston1 gene encoding stonin-1, with protein sequence MCSTNPGGWVTFDDDPAFPSSQKAKDFPLETQGVCRPNGLKLNLPGLRDLPSASSSTSSTPLSSPMVDFYFSPGPPSNSPLSTPTKDFPGFPGIPKAGSHVLYPIPECSSSSFPTTAAGAGPPLSPTKPSSLPHAQLPSEHSCSQLLPKAGLEDDSSPQRAHGEALQFESFRDDCAFSSPFWKDEGSTSQFPFDSLASRKLFSSRDKEVPMDQKSLNQCSLNYICEKLEHLQSAETQGPLGNVSMRSLCAGDTASSFVPHTLFRSQPKAGWSFMLRIPEKKNMMSSRQWGPIFLKVLPGGILQMYYEEGLEKPFKEFQLDPHCRLSEPKLENFSMAGKIHTVKVEHVSYSEKRKYHSKTEVVHEPDVEQMLKLGTTEHRDFLEFLTTVEEELVKLPAVAKPKKNYEEQEIYLDIVDNFWGKVSKEDGKLADGAVMTQISCLCFVNGTAECFLTLNDLELQKRDECYFEKEPEKRGIEILNYHLHACVKADEFKQSRIIKFVPLDACRFELMRFKTSYEGDELPFSVKPTVAVQGAYVELQAFVNMTPGPQRSPHASSLRYCDNIMIHFPVPAQWIKALWTRNLQRQKSLKAKMNRRACLGSLQEPESEPVIQVTVGSAKYESAYRAVVWKIDRLPDKNSSPDQPHCLSYKLELGSDQEIPLDWYPFATVQFSMPEASASRTEVRSLGVESDVQPQKHTCLRACYNIQVEIEKKWIQIDGEDPDKASGCVTQ encoded by the exons ATGTGTTCTACAAACCCAGGTGGCTGGGTCACCTTCGACGATGACCCTGCTTTTCCATCTTCTCAGAAGGCGAAGGATTTCCCTCTGGAGACCCAAGGTGTTTGCAGACCAAATGGGCTGAAGCTGAACCTGCCTGGCCTCAGGGACCTTCCTAGTGCTTCCTCCTCCACCAGCAGCACCCCCTTATCCTCTCCCATGGTTGACTTTTACTTCAGCCCGGGACCTCCAAGCAACTCTCCTCTTTCTACACCCACCAAAGACTTCCCGGGGTTCCCTGGCATCCCTAAAGCTGGGTCTCATGTGCTTTATCCTATTCCAGAATGTTCTTCAAGCAGCTTCCCGacaacagcagcaggagcagggccTCCGTTATCACCCACCAAGCCAAGCAGCTTACCCCATGCACAATTGCCCAGTGAGCACTCCTGCTCCCAGCTGCTTCCCAAAGCTGGTCTTGAAGATGACAGTAGCCCTCAGCGGGCCCACGGGGAGGCTCTACAGTTTGAGTCTTTTCGAGACGACTGTGCGTTTTCCAGCCCATTTTGGAAAGATGAAGGTAGCACTTCTCAGTTCCCCTTTGACTCCCTGGCAAGCAGAAAGCTGTTTTCCTCAAGGGACAAGGAAGTTCCCATGGATCAAAAAAGCCTAAACCAGTGCTCGCTCAACTACATCTGTGAGAAGCTAGAACACCTGCAGTCGGCCGAGACCCAGGGCCCTCTGGGAAACGTGTCTATGAGGAGTCTGTGTGCTGGAGACACCGCTTCTTCTTTTGTGCCACACACGCTCTTCCGGAGTCAGCCCAAAGCCGGATGGTCCTTCATGCTGAGGATTCCTGAGAAGAAAAACATGATGTCTTCCAGGCAGTGGGGACCCATTTTCCTGAAGGTTCTGCCAGGAGGGATTCTGCAAATGTATTATGAGGAGGGGTTGGAAAAGCCATTCAAAGAGTTCCAGCTTGATCCACATTGCAGACTTTCTGAACCCAAACTTGAGAACTTCAGTATGGCGGGAAAAATCCACACCGTGAAGGTGGAGCATGTGTCTTactcagagaaaaggaaataccATTCCAAGACGGAGGTAGTCCACGAGCCTGACGTAGAACAGATGCTGAAGTTGGGGACCACGGAGCACAGGGATTTCCTTGAGTTCCTGACTACTGTGGAGGAAGAGCTGGTAAAGCTGCCAGCTGTTGCGAAACCAAAGAAGAACTACGAGGAACAAGAAATTTACCTGGATATTGTGGACAACTTTTGGGGTAAAGTAAGCAAGGAAGACGGGAAATTGGCTGACGGGGCTGTGATGActcagatctcctgcctctgctttgtgAACGGGACGGCAGAATGCTTCTTGACcttgaatgaccttgaactccagaaaCGAGATGAATGCTATTTTGAGAAAGAGCCAGAAAAAAGGGGGATTGAGATTCTTAACTACCATTTGCATGCGTGTGTGAAAGCTGATGAATTCAAACAGTCCAGAATCATTAAATTTGTTCCTCTGGATGCTTGTCGTTTTGAACTGATGCGGTTCAAAACGTCGTATGAAGGGGATGAGCTTCCTTTTTCCGTGAAGCCCACAGTGGCTGTTCAGGGGGCTTACGTGGAACTTCAGGCCTTTGTCAACATGACCCCAGGGCCTCAGAGGTCACCCCATGCCAGTTCCTTGAGGTATTGTGACAATATCATGATTCACTTTCCTGTCCCAGCCCAATGGATCAAGGCCCTCTGGACCAGGAACCTTCAGAGGCAGAAATCCCTGAAAGCCAAAATGAACCGTCGGGCATGTCTGGGAAGTTTACAGGAACCTGAATCTGAACCTGTCATTCAGGTCACTGTAGGGTCAGCAAAATATGAGAGCGCCTACCGGGCTGTGGTGTGGAAGATAGATCGGCTTCCGGACAAAAACTCAA GTCCTGACCAGCCCCATTGTCTGTCATACAAGCTAGAACTTGGATCAGACCAGGAGATTCCCTTGGATTGGTATCCATTTGCTACTGTCCAGTTCTCAATGCCTGAAGCCTCAGCCTCAAGGACAGAGGTGAGGTCTCTGGGAGTGGAGAGTGATGTCCAGCCTCAGAAGCACACGTGTCTGCGGGCTTGCTACAACATCCAG GTTGAAATAGAAAAGAAGTGGATCCAAATAGACGGGGAAGACCCAGATAAAGCCAGTGGCTGTGTGACTCAGTAA